TCGTCGAGATCGCCTATGGCCAACAGCGCCTGCCCGGGGAAGCGTTCGACCAGCGCTGTCAGGCGCTCGGCGTCGCGGGCACCCAAGGCCACTTGGTGACCTTGTTCGAGCAGGCGTTGCGCCAGGGCCGCGCCGATACCACTGCTTGCACCGGTCAGCCAGTAGCGGCTCATGCCAGGCGGCCCTTGAGCCAGCGGATGGCACTGCCCATGACGGGAATGTTTTCGTAGAGCAGGGCACCCGCGTCGAAGTAGTCCTGGTGCAGATACACACGTTCTCGCCATTGCAAGTAGCTGCAGCCTTGCAGGTTGACTGGCCGGCCAGCGGCCAGGCGCGGGTGGCGGAACCGCAGGGCCCAGCGTAGATAGCCCTGGCCGGGCGCCACCTCGTCGGCACCGATGAAGGTGTAGCGGATATCCTGGGCGTTGGCGTACAACTGAGCGAAATAGGCCGTCAAAGACGGTAGCCCCTCGACCTGGTGCAGGGGGTCGCGAAAGATGATGTCTTCGCTGTACAGGTTTTGCAGGCTGTCGAGTCGGTCCGCATCAAGGTCGGCAAAGCGTTCGGCGAACTGCTGCAGAAAGGCTGACATGGCGGGCTCCTGGCATGCCTGTACAGCATGATATTTTTGTACAGGTATAGCTGAAGCCTATGCCTAAATTTGTACAAGTCAAAAATCTTGTACAGTTATTTTGTCTCAGATCTGGCCAGTTCGCCCACTTCCATTTCCAGTTCACGCACCTGCGCCGTGAAGCCAGTACCCGGGCGTGCCGGGAAGCGGGTGAGCCTGCTGAAATTTCTCCTGGGCTGGAAAGTCCACCATGGGCTATCTGTCAATGAGGGAACAGCAAGGTGACTGCGACGCGCACGCCCCAGCCTTGGGGCCCGTCGCCTGATCTGTCCAGCCAATACCTCGGGCCTGCCTGGATTGTCAGGGGCTGGCCTGCGATTTTCAGCAGTTGGGTGACTGTCAGGTTGATGGGTACCGACCACTCGCGTGCATGCCAATCATAGGTTGATTCGGAGTTGATACCGTATGTGGTGTGTGTATTGGTGGTGTACGACAGAAAGGGTTGCAGGAAGGTCTGGTCTACTTTTTCCTTCTCATCCGGTGGGCTGCCATCAAGTCCCCAGATGTGGTTGGCGAGTATGCCGCGGGTCCAGCCATTCGATTGTTTGAGCGCCACTGCGGTCGGCCCCAAACCCCATTGCTCGTTACTCAGTAGTTCATCACTGCCGGTTGGAATCAATAAAGCCGGACCAGCGCCAACAATCCAACCACTGTCGGTAGGTTTGCTGGGGGAGAAGAAAAAGCTTTGCGTGATATCCCCTGCACCCGTTTTATCCGCCGCGCCATTCGGGGCCAAGCCATGCTGGTCGATGAAAGGCAAGATGGTGCGGGAAATCAGGTTCCAGTCCTCGTTCAATGTGAACGGCAGCACCGGCTGAATGTTGGTAACACTGTGCATGCCCTCACCGGTTGACCCCATCTTCTGGTCCCAGTTGTACTGCACCGGCAGGCTGTACATGGCAGCCACAGGGTTTAGCGCTGCCTTGGCCAGTTCAGCAGAGTCATCGGCTTGGGCAGTACTGAACTGTATGACAGGCACCATGACTAACAAGCGCATGAGTTGGACTCTTTGCATGTGCTCTTCCTTTTCACGGATATCGAGTGCAAGCGCAACGGAGGTTGCTGACGCCGCCCTGAACGATAGTCGTTATTTGGTTGCTGGGTTGTACCAGGAAAGCAGATCGAAGCCTGCAAGTGGGTAGAGTGGAGTCAGTTGAGCCCGACCATGCTCAAGCCAGCAGCAGTTGCCTTGCTCTCGCCCGATAGCTGTGGGTGAGCCTTCTATTTGACTGCCTGTGTCGTTACAATTCGCAGGTTCCATCAGAACACTCCCCCAATGCGTCGTCTGGCAATAGCGACGACGCCAACCCTGGCGATGTTCCCTACCCAGGGCTTTCACCTCAACTGAGCCAAGGCTCAGTTGAAACGCTTGATAGGCACTGCGGGCTTGAACTGCGGAGTATCTAGCTGACACGCGTGGTACCCCTGCGCTGTCTGCCTTTCGCCCGGCCAACGGAGCCGTGTCCAGAATCGGCAATCCTGCCCCGCACGATCCGTGTGGTCGCCGTTATCAGGCCCTTTCGTGGCTGGGCGTTTCATCAGCTGGACTGAGCTACCAAAAAGGTGGTTCGAGTCAACGCATTTCAAATGCGCTTTCCATGGCGTCAGCACGCTTGGCCACCCCAACCCACGCACTTGCGCCGGCGCCGGGCGAGCCTGCCTTGGGGGGCTGCTGTCCCAGCGCGCACATGTGCGCGTGCAATCGCATGAAACAACCGAATGGATGGAATTCGCTCCCCCTGTGACGCAGGCCTGATCAGGCGGAGTTGAATGAAGTACGCAACAGGAGAAAGCTCATGCCCTTCGTACCTCCCAAGGATCAACACTGCAACGGTGACGATCCGACCACTTCAACGACTGCTGGGCCATGCGTGAAGCCGATGCCAGCACTCGAGCGCAGCAGATTCGGCGGCACGACTCGCCGCCCTGGGCGACCAGGCGACGCTGACGATCCTCCCGTATCTCGCAGTGACCTCAGCAAAGGTCACGACCAATTGGTCGTACATCAGGAGGCGCGCATCAACTGGCGCGTCCTGCTGATTTCGTCAATCGTGATCCTGGTGTTTTCCATTACCACGATGCTCATGCCTGATGCAGCACGCTCGGCCATGAAGCGGACCACCGACTGGATTGCGACGAACCTGGGTTGGTACTACGTGCTGACGATGACCCTGGTCATCGGCTTCGTGCTGTGGGTCGCGTTTTCCAAGGAAGGGGACGTGCGCATCGGCCCTGACCACTCGCGGCCGCAGTACAAGCTAGTGACCTGGGTCGCCATGCTGTTCGCCGCAGGGGTCGGCATAGACATGCTGTTCTATTCGGTCACCGGCCCGGTCGTACAGTACTTGCACCCGCCCAGCGGCGAAGGCGGTACTGCCCAGGCCATGCAGGACGCGGTCATCTGGACCATGTTTCACTATGGCATCGCAGGGTGGGCGATGTATGCCCTGCTAGGTATGGCAATGGGTTACTTCGCCTATCGGTGGGACATGCCGCTGTCGATTCGCGCCGCGCTCTACCCGCTGTTTGGCAAACGCGTGCGTGGCCCCTTGGGTGATGGCATCAGCATCATTGCGCTGGTCGGCACCGTGTTTGGAGTCGCCACGTCGATGGGTATCGGTGTGGTACTG
The Pseudomonas sp. KU43P genome window above contains:
- a CDS encoding nuclear transport factor 2 family protein codes for the protein MSAFLQQFAERFADLDADRLDSLQNLYSEDIIFRDPLHQVEGLPSLTAYFAQLYANAQDIRYTFIGADEVAPGQGYLRWALRFRHPRLAAGRPVNLQGCSYLQWRERVYLHQDYFDAGALLYENIPVMGSAIRWLKGRLA
- a CDS encoding transporter, with the translated sequence MRLLVMVPVIQFSTAQADDSAELAKAALNPVAAMYSLPVQYNWDQKMGSTGEGMHSVTNIQPVLPFTLNEDWNLISRTILPFIDQHGLAPNGAADKTGAGDITQSFFFSPSKPTDSGWIVGAGPALLIPTGSDELLSNEQWGLGPTAVALKQSNGWTRGILANHIWGLDGSPPDEKEKVDQTFLQPFLSYTTNTHTTYGINSESTYDWHAREWSVPINLTVTQLLKIAGQPLTIQAGPRYWLDRSGDGPQGWGVRVAVTLLFPH